In a genomic window of Tripterygium wilfordii isolate XIE 37 chromosome 8, ASM1340144v1, whole genome shotgun sequence:
- the LOC120004208 gene encoding callose synthase 7 isoform X2, producing the protein MASTSGTKSEAGPLQRSLSRPMARAQTLMVDGTNEDDSAVDSELVPSALASIAPILRVANEIEEDNPRVAYLCRFHAFEKAHKMDPTSNGRGVRQFKTYLLHRLETEEEETHPQLARSDPKEIQLYYQKFYEKNIRQGQDTKKPEEMAKIYQIATVLYDVLRTVVPNGKVDDETERYAGEVERKREQFEHYNILPLNAVGVKPAIMELPEIQAALHAVRNVENLPTPRITPTRSASDDMAKHRVKSTIDILDWLSSVFGFQKGNVANQREHLILLLANMDIRGKNLEDYAETDRGRNVLLLHNDTVPRLMENVFKNYQSWCKYLRCKSHLRFPGGSDKQQLQLIYIGLYLLIWGEASNIRFMPECICYIFHNMANEIYGVLYSNALPVTGETQHTEAPDEETFLRTVITPIYQVLRKEARKNKEGKESHSKWRNYDDLNEYFWTDKCFKLKWPWDPKADFFVHWDAPPANERNNHGTGGKTKPKTNFVEVRTFWHLYRSFDRMWIFFILALQAMVIIAWSSSGSLAALFDDDVFRSVLSIFVTSAFLNFLQAALDIILSLNAWRSVKPTQILRYLLKFAVAAMWAVVLPIGYSSSVQNPTGLVKFFSSWAGDWRSQSFYNFAVAIYLIPNVLAVLLFFLPPLRRTMERSNWRIITLIMWWAQPKLYVGRGMHEDMISLLRYTLFWIMLLISKLAFSYYVEILPLVEPTKLIMEMHIDNYQWHEFFPNVTHNIGVVIAIWAPIILVYFMDAQIWYAIFSTLFGGIHGAFSHLGEIRTLGMLRSRFDAVPSAFSRHLMPTSGKDDKRKPLDESAERKNIANFSQVWNGFIHSMRLEDLISNRERDLLLVPYSSTNMSVVQWPPFLLASKIPIALDMAKDFKGKEDAELFRKIKNDDYMFSAVIECYETLRYIIFGLLEDEADTLIIKQICDDVDFSIQERCFLNNFRMSGLPLLSDKLEKFLGFLLQYYEDASKSHVNVEAYKPQVINVLQDIVEIITQDVMVNGHEILLRAHSHSHGAEERKKEMRFEKINLSLMQNKSSSEKVVRLNLLVTVKESAINVPTNLEARRRITFFANSLFMIMPNAPKVRDMLSFSVLTPYYKEDVLYSEDELNKENEDGITTLFYLQKIYPDEWQNFQDRINDPKDKDYAQDKKELKMELIRQWVSFRGQTLSRTVRGMMYYRQALELQYFLESAGDSAIFGGYQTIQSRLDYKAFFDSAQALVDLKFTYVVSCQVYGTQKKSRDARDRSCYSNILNLMLKYPSLRVAYIDERDETVDGKSHKVYYSVLLKGGDKLDEEIYRIKLPGPPTDIGEGKPENQNHAIIFTRGEALQTIDMNQDNYFEEAFKMRNVLQEFVKHRRAARKPTILGLREHIFTGSVSSLAWFMSNQETSFVTIGQRILASPLRVRFHYGHPDIFDRIFHITRGGISKASKTINLSEDIFAGYNSTLRSGYITHHEYIQVGKGRDVGMNQISSFEAKVANGNGEQTLSRDVYRLGRRFDFYRMLSFYFTTVGFYFSSMITVLTVYIFLYGRLYMVMSGLEKEILQNPDIHQSNALEQALATQSVFQLGLLLVLPMVMEIGLEKGFRTALGDLIIMQLQLASVFFTFQLGTKAHYFGKTILHGGSKYRATGRGFVVFHAKFAENYRLYSRSHFVKGLELFMLLVLYGVYGGSYRNSNLYFFITFSMWFLVGSWLFAPFVFNPSGFDWQKTVDDWTDWKRWMGNRGGIGIPPDRSWESWWDGEQEHLKYTNIRGRVLEIILAFRFFIYQYGIVYHLDIAHHSKNILVYGLSWMVMVTALLVLKMVSMGRRRFGTDFQLMFRILKALLFLGFMSVMTVLFVVCGLTISDLFAAILAFLPTGWAILLIAQACRSLFKGIHVWDSVKELGRAYEYIMGLFLFAPIAVLSWFPFVSEFQTRLLFNQAFSRGLQISMILAGRKEKTQSS; encoded by the exons ATGGCGAGTACGAGCGGGACCAAGAGCGAGGCAGGGCCCCTGCAGAGGTCGCTGTCTAGGCCGATGGCGCGAGCACAAACGTTGATGGTGGATGGTACTAACGAGGATGATTCTGCTGTTGATAGCGAGCTGGTGCCGTCCGCCCTCGCCTCCATCGCTCCCATTCTCCGTGTTGCAAATGAGATCGAGGAAGATAACCCTAGGGTCGCCTACCTAT GCCGATTCCATGCTTTTGAGAAGGCTCATAAGATGGATCCAACATCTAATGGGCGTGGAGTTCGTCAATTTAAGACTTATCTTTTGCACAGGCTTGAGACG gaagaagaagaaacacatCCTCAGCTTGCTAGAAGTGATCCCAAAGAAATCCAGTTATATTACCAGAAGTTCTATGAGAAAAACATTAGACAAGGACAAGATACCAAGAAACC TGAGGAGATGGCTAAGATCTATCAGATTGCAACGGTTTTATATGACGTTCTGAGGACAGTGGTACCTAATGGGAAAGTTGATGACGAG ACAGAAAGATATGCTGGAGAGGTTGAGCGGAAAAGGGAACAGTTTGAACACTATAACATTCTTCCACTAAATGCTGTTGGGGTCAAACCAGCAATTATGGAACTTCCTGAG ATCCAAGCTGCGCTTCATGCTGTACGTAATGTGGAGAATCTTCCAACGCCCAGAATTACTCCTACTCGAAGTGCTTCTGATGACATGGCTAAGCATAGGGTTAAATCCACCATTGACATTCTTGATTGGCTTTCTTCTGTTTTTGGGTTTCAG AAAGGAAATGTAGCAAATCAGAGGGAGCACCTGATATTGCTGCTTGCCAATATGGATATAAGGGGAAAAAATCTTGAAGATTATGCTGAG ACTGATAGGGGGAGAAACGTCCTGCTGCTACATAACGACACTGTACCACGGTTGATGGAGAACGTTTTTAAGAATTATCAGTCATGGTGTAAATATTTGCGTTGCAAATCACATCTTAG GTTTCCTGGAGGTTCCGACAAGCAACAATTACAGCTCATCTACATTGGACTCTACCTTCTTATATGGGGTGAAGCATCAAATATTCGATTCATGCCAGAATGCATTTGCTATATCTTCCAtaat ATGGCAAATGAGATCTATGGAGTACTATATAGCAATGCACTTCCTGTTACCGGAGAGACACAGCATACAGAAGCACCTGATGAAGAAACTTTTTTGAGAACAGTTATAACCCCCATCTACCAGGTTTTGCGCaag GAAGCTAGGAAAAACAAAGAAGGCAAGGAAAGTCATTCAAAGTGGAGAAATTATGATGATCTGAATGAGTACTTCTG GACTGACAAATGTTTTAAGCTGAAGTGGCCATGGGATCCTAAAGCTGATTTTTTTGTGCATTGGGATGCGCCTCCTGCAAATGAG AGAAACAATCATGGAACTGGTGGAAAGACGAAGCCGAAAACTAATTTTGTTGAAGTCCGAACTTTTTGGCACCTTTACAGAAGTTTTGACAGAATGTGGATATTCTTTATATTGGCCCTGCAG GCAATGGTTATAATTGCATGGAGTTCTTCTGGATCACTTGCTGCTTTATTTGATGATGATGTCTTTAGAAGTGTTTTAAGCATTTTTGTCACATCTgcttttctcaattttcttcaaG CTGCTCTGGATATTATACTTAGTCTTAATGCTTGGAGGAGCGTAAAACCCACACAGATCCTACGTTATCTTCTGAAATTTGCAGTAGCAGCTATGTGGGCTGTGGTTCTGCCAATTGGTTATTCCAGTTCTGTGCAGAATCCAACAGGACTTGTAAAATTCTTTAGCAGTTGGGCTGGGGATTGGAGGAGTCAGTCGTTCTATAACTTTGCGGTTGCAATTTATCTGATACCCAATGTACTGGCAGTATTGCTATTTTTCCTTCCACCTCTAAGGAGAACCATGGAGCGTTCTAACTGGCGGATTATCACCCTTATTATGTGGTGGGCTCAG CCAAAACTGTATGTTGGAAGAGGCATGCATGAGGATATGATCTCACTTCTCAG GTATACACTGTTTTGGATCATGCTGCTTATTAGCAAGCTAGCATTCAGCTACTATGTGGAG ATACTGCCTCTAGTTGAACCAACAAAGTTGATAATGGAGATGCACATTGATAATTACCAATGGCATGAGTTCTTTCCAAATG TTACCCATAATATTGGAGTTGTGATAGCAATATGGGCACCAATCATTCTG GTTTATTTCATGGATGCACAGATATGGTATGCCATTTTCTCCACTCTTTTTGGTGGAATTCATGGAGCTTTCAGTCATTTGGGTGAG ATACGAACTCTTGGGATGTTGCGGTCCAGATTTGATGCTGTACCTTCAGCTTTCAGTCGTCATCTTATGCCAACATCAGGAAAGGATGACAAAAGAAAACCTTTG GACGAGTCAGCAGAAAGGAAGAACATCGCAAATTTTTCTCAGGTTTGGAATGGATTCATACATTCTATGCGTCTGGAGGATTTGATCAGCAATAG GGAAAGGGATTTGCTACTTGTTCCATATTCTTCTACTAATATGTCAGTCGTCCAATGGCCTCCTTTCTTGCTTGCGAGTAAG ATTCCTATAGCATTGGACATGGCAAAAGATTTTAAGGGGAAGGAGGATGCTGAGTTATTTCGGAAGATTAAAAATGATGATTACATGTTCTCGGCAGTGATTGAATGCTACGAGACACTCCGATATATAATATTTGGCCTCCTGGAGGATGAAGCAGATACACT GATCATAAAGCAGATCTGCGATGACGTAGACTTTAGCATACAAGAGCGTTGCTTTCTGAATAATTTCCGTATGAGTGGGCTGCCTTTACTAAGTGATAAGTTGGAGAAGTTCTTAGGTTTCTTG CTACAATATTATGAAGATGCATCCAAGTCTCATGTAAATGTTGAGGCATACAAGCCTCAAGTAATCAATGTCCTTCAAGATATTGTGGAAATTATTACCCAAGATGTTATGGTTAACGGCCATGA AATCCTGCTAAGAGCTCATTCTCACAGTCATGGTGCTGAAGAACGCAAGAAAGAGATGAGGTTTGAAAAGATAAATTTAAGCCTTATGCAAAACAAATCTTCGAGCGAGAAG GTTGTTAGGCTTAATTTGCTAGTGACAGTCAAGGAATCTGCCATAAATGTGCCAACAAATTTGGAGGCCCGCCGACGTATAACCTTCTTTGCAAACTCCTTGTTTATGATTATGCCAAATGCTCCAAAAGTTCGCGACATGCTCTCCTTCAG tGTTTTGACTCCATATTACAAAGAGGATGTACTCTACTCTGAGGACGAACTCAATAAGGAAAATGAGGATGGAATAACAACTTTGTTCTACCTGCAAAAAATTTATCCTG ATGAATGGCAAAATTTCCAGGATCGCATAAATGATCCTAAAGATAAAGATTATGCGCAAGATAAGAAGGAGTTAAAGATGGAATTAATTCGTCAGTGGGTATCCTTCAGGGGGCAGACACTATCAAGAACAG TGAGGGGGATGATGTATTATAGGCAGGCTCTAGAACTTCAATACTTCCTGGAATCCGCAGGAGACAGTG CTATCTTTGGGGGCTACCAGACAATTCAATCAAGACTGGATTATAAGGCCTTTTTTGATAGTGCACAAGCTCTGGTTGATTTGAAATTCACCTACGTTGTTTCTTGTCAGGTTTATGGTACTCAAAAAAAGTCCAGAGATGCTCGAGACCGTAGTTGTTACAGTAATATTCTAAATCTCATGTTGAA GTATCCATCTCTACGTGTTGCTTACATTGATGAACGAGATGAAACTGTGGATGGAAAATCTCACAAGGTTTATTACTCTGTTCTTCTGAAGGGAGGAGATAAGTTGGATGAG GAAATTTATAGAATCAAGCTTCCGGGCCCACCAACAGATATTGGAGAAGGGAAACCTGAAAATCAGAATCATGCCATCATTTTTACTCGTGGAGAGGCTCTCCAAACCATCGACATGAATCAG GATAACTATTTTGAAGAAgctttcaaaatgagaaatgtATTGCAAGAATTTGTGAAACATCGCCGTGCAGCGCGAAAACCTACAATTTTGGGTCTTAGGGAACATATATTTACTGGAAG TGTTTCTTCACTTGCTTGGTTCATGTCCAATCAGGAGACAAGTTTTGTAACCATTGGCCAACGAATTTTGGCAAGCCCTTTGAG GGTGCGGTTCCATTATGGTCATCCTGATATATTTGACAGAATCTTCCACATAACAAGGGGTGGAATAAGTAAAGCTTCAAAAACAATAAACTTGAGCGAAGATATATTTGCAG GGTATAATTCAACTCTGCGGAGCGGATATATAACACATCATGAATATATCCAAGTGGGCAAGGGACGTGATGTGGGGATGAATCAGATATCATCTTTTGAGGCAAAGGTGGCAAATGGTAATGGAGAGCAGACGCTTAGCCGTGATGTCTATCGACTTGGACGACGATTCGACTTCTATAGAATGTTGTCATTCTACTTCACAACAGTTGGTTTCTATTTTAGTAGCATG ATTACTGTTCTCACAGTATATATCTTCTTATATGGGCGTTTGTACATGGTCATGAGTGGATTGGAAAAAGAGATTCTTCAAAATCCAGATATCCATCAGAGCAATGCGCTTGAACAGGCTTTGGCTACCCAATCTGTTTTCCAGCTAGGCTTGTTGCTGGTACTGCCCATGGTTATGGAAATTGGCCTGGAAAAAGGGTTTCGTACTGCTCTGGGCGATTTGATCATTATGCAGCTCCAGCTGGCCTCTGTATTTTTTACATTCCAGCTTGGAACGAAAGCACATTATTTTGGGAAAACCATCTTGCATGGAGGTTCCAAATATCGAGCTACTGGCCGGGGGTTTGTTGTTTTCCATGCAAAGTTTGCTGAAAATTACAGGTTGTACTCACGAAGTCACTTTGTGAAGGGATTGGAGCTGTTCATGTTATTGGTATTGTATGGAGTTTATGGAGGATCATATCGCAattcaaatctttattttttcatcACATTCTCCATGTGGTTCCTGGTTGGGTCCTGGTTGTTTGCGCCTTTTGTATTCAATCCATCTGGTTTTGACTGGCAAAAAACAGTGGATGATTGGACAGATTGGAAGAGGTGGATGGGGAATCGTGGTGGAATTGGGATCCCACCTGACAGAAGTTGGGAGTCTTGGTGGGATGGGGAACAAGAACACCTCAAATACACAAATATAAGGGGAAGAGTTCTTGAGATAATTCTTGCATTTCGATTCTTTATCTACCAGTACGGCATTGTCTACCACCTTGATATAGCTCATCACAGCAAGAATATACTG GTATATGGACTTTCTTGGATGGTTATGGTAACTGCTCTTCTAGTGTTGAAG ATGGTATCAATGGGGAGACGAAGATTTGGGACAGACTTTCAGCTTATGTTCAGGATTCTGAAGGCACTTCTGTTCCTTGGCTTCATGTCAGTCATGACTGTCTTGTTTGTAGTATGTGGCCTCACTATATCAGATTTATTTGCAGCCATCCTTGCTTTCTTGCCCACGGGCTGGGCCATCCTCCTT atTGCACAAGCCTGCAGATCTCTATTTAAGGGAATACATGTCTGGGATTCAGTGAAGGAGCTAGGGAGAGCATACGAGTACATAATGGGACTATTTCTGTTTGCACCTATTGCGGTTTTGTCATGGTTCCCGTTTGTGTCGGAGTTCCAAACTCGTCTGCTCTTCAATCAAGCATTTAGTAGAGGCCTCCAGATTTCAATGATTCTTGCAGGAAGGAAAGAGAAGACGCAATCCAGTTGA